In Mixophyes fleayi isolate aMixFle1 chromosome 3, aMixFle1.hap1, whole genome shotgun sequence, the genomic stretch GCCAGAACAGAAAAGCAGCAGTCcaccatttttaatttttttgctgctATATCAAATCTGTCATGAGACATAAAGGCTAAAGCAGCTGCTGAAATGCTTAGCCAAGATACTGTTTGCTACATTGTTCTGGTGCTCACTTTCACTTTGAACTTCCTATAATATGCAGGCACATGCAACTTCATTTCATCTAAACGCTTAACCAAAACATGTCAAACAGTTAGTTTTAGGGCAACAGACAGTATTCTCGTTATGTTGTCCCTCATGATTAAACACCAAGCTCAGTAACTGCTCAGACCCAGATTTATATGGAGATGTGATTAAAACTTTAGGTAGTTTCAACGCATGACATTAATTGTGCAAGAGGTTTGGTCTCTGAACAGTAAAATAAGGTCTGGAGAAAAATGTAGAGGTTTATGGCATATCAAACTTTAGTCTGTCATTTCTGCCCAGTGACATATGTTTGACATATCTGTATTTGTTCTATTTGCTAATCAGTTCTACCAAGTCCCCTTTGCTCAAGACTGTACCCACACCTTAACCTAGTCACTTAAGGTGAACACTGCTATATACAAAAGGACTGCTGCtttaaaacaaacaatcaaaaatgTTTTACACTGCAGGAGTACATGAACCCTTGGTTACAACCAATCTTCAAGTACCTGCTTCTCCTTCGTCTGCTATACCTTTGACAATCATAAGCATAATGACCCTTCTCTCCACACTCATAACATCGGTCACTGGGATCAAAGGGACGACGTGCCGGGGGTCTATCATAACGGGATCGGCGCGGCATGCCTGTCGACAGCTCTACTCGGACTCTTGACCCACAGATCACTCTGTAGAAATAAAAAAGGTGTCAAGTTTGTTTCAAGTCATTTAATGCAAATAAAGAGAAGATTATAGCAATCGCAGTGAAAAGCTACATTATTCAAATGCACCACAAATTAGTCATGTTTACCTATATTTGTCAAGATAAACCAGAGCAATATATCCTACAAAGATAATGTTAAACTCACAGCTCTCTACTCAATTGGGAATTTCTCATCTTTACTGTAGAGGTGATACAGCTCAAGTTTCATAATACTAGTACTAAACTACTGAAACAGATAGATATTTAGAAGTCCCCACACCCATAAGGCTTAATTGAGATAAACAGCTGCAATTCTTATGTTAAGCGAGTTTCTAGACTATATCCTACCTTAAATCAATAATCACTTACTATCAAAGCCCTCTGGCAAAACTGCTGCATGCCAGCTTAAATGAATTGTATGTGAAAGCTTCCCTTCAAAGGCATGCAAGTTAGAACGTGACAAACTTTTGATTTGGAGCAAAAAGAAGCCTCCGTTCACCAGTAACACTAAATACTGTACACTGCAATACATACTTTCCATCTAAACCACGCACAGCATCTTCAGCATCGCGTGTGTCTTCAAATTCAACAAAGGCAAATCCTGGAGGGTTTCTTGCAATCCAGACTGTACGCAGAGGGCCGTAATAACTAAAAGCACGCTCCAATTCTCCTTTGCCAGCACCAGTTCCTAGATTGCCAACATAGACTTTTGCTTctaaaagaataaatataaataaggtcAAAATACAAGTCATAGCTGACAGTTTAAACTCACCCCCCACATAAATGAGTACTTTTCAAATATGCAACACCTACTTAAATTTGGATAAAGTACATTAATATAATGTACACATCAAAAGCCAGATTTATATTTCTGCCCTTTAGCAATAGGTGTCTGCAGACCAGACGTGAACTTTACAGGCCAATTTAAAAGTGCACTGGACTGGAGTTCCCCACACCTCCATTTCCAGATAATTTGTAATAAGTCTCCTCCAATGTTTAATTGCTGTTTCCTCTCATCAAATGTTGAGGCCCATAATTAATCTACCTCAATAGTATACTCCAATATTGCAAAAAAACCTCAAGTTTcagtatgtactgtgtgttaTTTCATATGTTCATTTTACTAACCTGTTGCTACCATTCAAATCaacatttcaaaaataaataGCACTGCATAAACCATAATACTAATAATAGTGTACTGTTTCATTAAAGTTTTACTAGTTGTGTTTTTCCCCTTCCAACAAGTTTGCTTTAGCCCCAAAAATATGTTTTACtgctaaaaaagaaataaatgcatACATCCTTATAATTGTTGCACcatttgtgtgtgtaatatacacactAAGCCTGCATATAGATTACTATAAGGATGATCTCATAAGTTAGTGTATTATATGTTTAagtatacagaaaataaattttattatatatatatatatatatatatatatatatatatatatcacacacacacatcagttcTAAAAACAACATTTAGCACTAAAACAACGTTTTGTAACCAGTGTTTAAGACATCGGTACAACCAATGTTTTAAATCAGTGTCCAACCCGTAGTCCTAGGTTCCATCTATAAACTAAACCAACCCCAACAACCAGCCTCACTGCTTCTACTGATCCCCAGGACACCAGGCAGCATCGTCAGCGAGGTGCTCCCACAACATGGCGCTGTATACAGCCGCGCAGGAGCACTGCAGGCACACCCAGGTGTAGCACACGAGGGATCACAAGCAGGTACAGCAGGGGAGCACGGAAGTATCACATCGTTATAGTTGCATGTAGGACCGCAAGATCCAACGCCAATAAGTAACTCAAATATAGGCCCATTACCAAGATCCGGACACTGCAGTCACCCAGACGCCATTAACGGCCTCTCGACGTTACACAAAGCGCCAGACACGTGACCTAGGCGCACTAGAAAATGGCGGCTGCAGCCAGACGCGCTATAACCAGCGGGAAAGCACCGAAACGCCTCCGCAGCTCACACATCCCAGATAAAGCTCCCAATACACGCTCCACCCGAAACAACTGTTCATAACACTTACCTCCGCTATACCGCCCGTACCGCGACATGGTCACACCGTAGCCCTGCACCTCGGCGactgtgacaggatagaccaGAGTGGCGCCTCCCAGTGCTTTATATCAGAGCCAACGGCCGGGTCTATCGTTGAAGATGCTTATTGGTTGGAAGTGTGTGACGTCTTCTTAGAAACGCccccttttctctttctctttttttttttttttagagcaacGGTGTTTGTTCATCAGTTGCCTTAGTAATATCACCCCCTATTTATGTGTAGTACTAGTGACCGTGGAGCGGTGTAACAACATAGTATGGTCCTGCGGCTGCTTTCTGTGGTCTGTGTGGAACAGTGATTACAAATCCAGAGTGGCAATAGctgttatatgtgtatatttcaccaaccaaaataaatattacaagatatatatatatatatatatatatatatatatatatatatatatatatatataccggtatatattatttttttaaagcaatagttaAAATTTACAagatcatgagttaaatcattgTATCACAACTAGCTGGATAACAAaatggtacatgaaatttagaaaaataataattagcgccaacattaaaataatagcactcctatttaataaataaacttatttccctccctccaaacagccccagcaataaattaaatagcatttacgtttaataaatataacaatttcccacaactatccctggaattaaataattcatattcacatttaataaatagccctcctcaccaAACTCTGCCCCAcagttaatagccccaaaccaccccagctttAACTTAAAGTTAATAAATTAAGTTAaaccaccagcaccccacaaataaaatagtacccattaaataattaacccccaccttaacgtcaccattaaattaataacctacctcccacccatgtactaacaGACCCAACCTCCCtgccctcatatcacacattttattaatacaccccccttccctcataaagcatagcagcacacatccccccctccataatagcagcatgcagcacacatccccccctccataatagcagcatgcagcacacatcccccctccataatagcagcacacatcctcccctccataatagcagcatgcagcacacatccccccctccataatagcagcatgcagcacacatccccccctccataatagcagcacacaacccccccttccataatagcagcacacaacccccccttccataatagcagcacacaacccccccttccataatagcagaaccgtccccctcccctcctttaaaGCTTTTGCTTGAAGTCCTACCTTTTTCTTCCTACTGTCCAGCCATCGCTGTctggctcttctctgctcctctactgcctagcaacgtcatgacatcagacgctgaggggcagagggcagagtttagAAGGGGGGAAGAGCCGGTGTCTGATTCTGACATCTGTTAGCTGTCAGTAAaaaggcaggtagcgggcagccACTGCGCCCCCCTTgggtttgcgccctgggcgacggcaccgctcgcacctgcctagttacggctctgatttcCACCACCATAAAGGATCTTATTAGCAATGTCAAATGTACACACACAATCCCATCAACAGGCACATTCCCATTCCCAAAGCTGGTATTCCTACAATATTTCTGTTTTTGCTTCTTACCTGATACACTGGCCTGTGACTGATTTATACAGCACAGGTTTGTATAAAACCCTCTAAGTGGCAATCCTAATTGCTAACTATGTAAGTGACATACAGCGAATGCACACACATATGCCGTCATGTAAATCAATGCACATTCCACATCCAAGCACATTGATTCCACCACATATACAGATTGTCACAGAGAACCCTAAAAGGCAAACACAGAACTAACCCCACACAGACTttaatctagccccatgtgtataTCTGCCACAGGAACCTGAAATTTATTTTCTCCTTATGCCTGCTGGAGGCTGAGTAAGTGACAGGTTTCTGTCAcactatttattaacatttatatatagagCATCAGCAAATTCCATTGCaatttacaattgtgaacaaacgtagtaataaaacaacactgcttattaacagacaaagaggtaagaaggaccTCTGTAAGgcaataaggggtatatttactaaactacagggttgataaagtggaaatgttgcctatagcaaccaatcagattctagctttcattcatttagtgtattctacaaaataacaactagaatctgattggttgctataggcaacatcttcactttttcaaacccacagtttagtaaatatacccctaagagtttcATACATGAGAgtaagtgccacatattgcaaATTGATCCAGTCAGTTTGCAGGGATAAAACAGAACTGTGAATATGCTCTATCAATGATGTCTGCAGCCAATGACACCACTGATAATTTTAAATTGAAAATCTGGgaaccaatgagattaaaagttTACTCAGGCCATAAAATCCACCCCAT encodes the following:
- the SRSF7 gene encoding serine/arginine-rich splicing factor 7 isoform X1, with product MSRYGRYSGEAKVYVGNLGTGAGKGELERAFSYYGPLRTVWIARNPPGFAFVEFEDTRDAEDAVRGLDGKVICGSRVRVELSTGMPRRSRYDRPPARRPFDPSDRCYECGEKGHYAYDCQRYSRRRRSRSRSRSHSRSRGRRYTRSRSRSRGRRSRSASPRRSRSASPHRSRSGTPRRTRSPSVKRSRSRSRSRSRSVSRPRSRSKSRSASQKRSRSPSRSPRRSISPERNG
- the SRSF7 gene encoding serine/arginine-rich splicing factor 7 isoform X3 — translated: MSRYGRYSGEAKVYVGNLGTGAGKGELERAFSYYGPLRTVWIARNPPGFAFVEFEDTRDAEDAVRGLDGKVICGSRVRVELSTGMPRRSRYDRPPARRPFDPSDRCYECGEKGHYAYDCQRYSRRRRSRSRSRSHSRSRGRRYTRSRSRSRGRRSRSASPRRSRSASPHRSRSGTPRRTRSPSVKRSRSRSRSRSRSKSRSASQKRSRSPSRSPRRSISPERNG
- the SRSF7 gene encoding serine/arginine-rich splicing factor 7 isoform X2, which produces MSRYGRYSGEAKVYVGNLGTGAGKGELERAFSYYGPLRTVWIARNPPGFAFVEFEDTRDAEDAVRGLDGKVICGSRVRVELSTGMPRRSRYDRPPARRPFDPSDRCYECGEKGHYAYDCQRSRSRSHSRSRGRRYTRSRSRSRGRRSRSASPRRSRSASPHRSRSGTPRRTRSPSVKRSRSRSRSRSRSVSRPRSRSKSRSASQKRSRSPSRSPRRSISPERNG